In Zingiber officinale cultivar Zhangliang chromosome 9B, Zo_v1.1, whole genome shotgun sequence, the genomic window TTTGCTAGAATTGTACGTTTTTTTTAGCTTGGGAGGTGGGACTATTCAAGTTCATAATATTCAAGTGCTAGGTGGCtgctgatatcattccatatcaggcccaacgtggactttTTTAccaattctttgattttatatattaatatctatgaaaagtcgaaataaataatggacatcatatttgaactccttgtaacatcagaaatccataggaactgaaattggtgcaatcggagctctctaggtccattagtgggttttgaccgaaatccactaatgaacctagagagctccgattgcacccatttcagttcctatggatttctgatgttgcaaggagttcaaatatggtgtctattatttattttcagcttttcatagatgttaatatataaaatcaaataattgGCAAAAAAAGTCATGTTgtgcctgatatcattccatatcaggcccacgtcgGGCCTAatttgattccatatcaggcccaacgtgggcgtTTTTAATGATTATTTCATTttgcatgttaacatctatgaaaagctaAAAtcaataatggacatcatatttgaactccttgcagcatcagaaatccataggaactgaaatggatgcaatcgaagctctctaagtccatcagtgggttttgaccgaaacccactgatcgaccttgAGAACTCTGATTACATTCATTTTAGTTCCAGTGAATTtctgaaattgcaaggagttcaaatatgttattcattgtttatttttacttcttcaaatgtattaaaatgttattcaaAAAGTGGCTAAtgttattcattttttttctgcATGTCGATacaaaaaaagagaagagagagaagagaaagaaacaTAATGGAGAAAAGAAAAGTGGTATAAAAAGTCAAATTGCGAGGAGGATAAAATAGAAAATGTACTTAAAAATATGTGTTCTTTGATAAATACTAAAGTAAAGTAcatcttttgataaattcaaatatttatttATGCCCTTTGATAAATTACCGTTGTTGCTTATTTGACATATCTTCCATAATTAATATGTACTTGAATAAATTCTCATACTTCATACTAGTCTACTTCTGAGCTCGACAGGAATGCCGAGCCCTTTATCAAGTAAGCTAAATGACCCTGAATATGGTTGCATTCCTTGCAAACATTCCGACTTAAATTTGACTTCTATCTTCTTAGACTCAGCCGACTCCAACCTCTTTTAACTAGTTGAAAAGGTGTATAATCCACTTTGACTAAGTCaagggattttcacctagagtctagTTGACCAAGTCAATATTATTAATCTCtccaaatctagtcgaaggataTAAACTGACTAATTAgacaattaaataaaaaaacatgcTCAAAAATCAACAATCCAATAGAAACAAAAAAAGGTACACTATTTATAAGAATTCAATAGGATCTAGATATGGAAAAGCTTGGGTGGTGATTGACAATACACTTATGTGCTCGTAACCATGTTATCTATATCTATTAATAACAAGAAGTTGTACTTACATGTGGTGTTGCTAGgaagttataaaattttcctCGCCCATTTGATATGATTCGTgtatcatttaattaatttccttgggatggtctagtggctagcgcatgaaatATTGCCACCTTGAGGTCTGAGGTTCAAATCTTAACAAAACGCGTGCATACTTTCCCAAGTGTCCTTGTAGTGTACGTGTATGCTTCTCAAAACACGTGCATACTTTCCCAAGTGTCCTACGAAAGAACAAGTCagaaaaagtgtctctgacacattTCTTTAATAGGACATGTAAATATCTGATATGACAGTTAGAATCTTCCCAAGTATGATTTGTCTGCTGGGAATGCTCTGTTGTCAGCGGTACTAACTCCCTAAAAGATGTGATGAGATATACAGGGGGTCTCACTGTAGGTCGAGCGgaagccgctcggccgggactccCCACTCGATCACTCGGAGCTATTCGTATCCCGGTGGTCTATCTACCAATAGATTGCCCTTCACCCCGCTGGTCAAGTGATCGGGTCGGAATAGCCTCTGTACGGTGCCCCTATCTGTGaacctctacctttcttctcttgGCCATTCGGCTGGACAAGCAGCCCGATCGGACAAGCCTCTGGGCGGCTTCTTGGCCATGACCTTCTCCTTAAAAGTAGACGCCCATATCCGCTCAGCCCACTGAGGCTCGTTCGGCCTAAGTCGGCCGCTCAGCACATCCATGCCCTTgactcttgactttgacctctacgcCGACCGTTCTTCCCACCTCAGATCCGTCCTTAGTGGATCCTCTTTTATCATAGTATCAGGGAGCTTTTAGATCATGCTCGGATTAGATCGGATTCAAATTAACCCGAATAGATCTATAGGATTTTTtttaggattaaattaaattttatttaaaatatttttttatatcaaagaataatgattaataaaataatgatgaaatattaaaaaaaaattatataaaaataataaattttttaattgaattattcCGATTAGTCGTGATTATTTAGCtttggatttaaaaattttagattgcGTTCGAATTGGAATTCAGtttgagaattttttataaaatttttattacaattttatcCGAATTTATCGGAACCATTCGAATTGACAACCTAATGGCAAAAGATGGAGGAGTGCATGCCATATATGGATTATTTTGCTCCAATAATTGTAGCTTCCTCTTCGCTTCCTCTCCAATTGTACGATTAACAACAGCCACTGCAAGACAAATACAATTTGTGTGGTGAACAAAGTTTCTTGACTTGTGAGGCTTTTCTCAGTACTCTCCTCTCCCCTTCCTCTCCCCTTCCTCTCcaataattaaaccatcaacagcCAGTGTAGGACGAATACAATTTGTGGTGTGGAGAAAGTATCTTGACTTGTAAGTGAGATTTTCCTCTCCATTCTTTTCTCAATACGCTTTGTTTGTAAACTTGTCTTCTTTGTTTCCCAAGGAAGAAGGAAGCATCAAACAACTAGAAATCATGATTGGATGGTTCCCGCTGACAGCCTTGGGATGGCTCGCGGAGAGCATCATGGTTGCCTTTGTCGGGAAGGCCGTCGATCGCGCTGTTCAACAGTTCGGTGAGCAGCATGGAGTTGAAGATGACCTCGAGAAGCTGAAGGATTCTCTCGATCACGCTAGGTTCACCATCAGCACCATCGAGCGCTTACGGATCAAAGATGAAGGCCTGCAGAAGAGATTGAAGGAGTTGCTGATACGCCTCAAGAATGCTGCTTATGATGCTGATGACTTATTGGATGAATTCCAATACAGAATTCTGAAGCAGCAGATCGAGCAACA contains:
- the LOC122022734 gene encoding uncharacterized protein LOC122022734, which gives rise to MIGWFPLTALGWLAESIMVAFVGKAVDRAVQQFGEQHGVEDDLEKLKDSLDHARFTISTIERLRIKDEGLQKRLKELLIRLKNAAYDADDLLDEFQYRILKQQIEQQGDEAGNRASSSSYSTPPPSKRTKTSFSSISTSGICCFR